In Deinococcus maricopensis DSM 21211, one genomic interval encodes:
- a CDS encoding GreA/GreB family elongation factor, with product MARDIKLTREGFERLQRTLDHERERLEEATRILQEQMEASADNEDTGLEDAKREKMSIEARIDDLEDTLARATLIEDHSEDAGHVALGAIVVLHNEATKKDMRVQIVSAPEASVLGGSLPKISDDSPVGTQLLGRKTGESFVVNLENGKQVKYKVKNVEY from the coding sequence ATGGCACGAGACATCAAACTGACCCGTGAAGGCTTCGAGCGCCTTCAGAGAACCCTCGATCACGAGCGTGAGCGCCTGGAAGAAGCCACGCGCATCCTGCAGGAGCAGATGGAAGCCTCCGCCGACAACGAGGACACCGGGCTGGAAGACGCCAAGCGCGAAAAGATGAGCATCGAGGCGCGCATCGACGACCTTGAGGACACCCTCGCGCGCGCCACCCTCATTGAGGACCACAGCGAGGACGCCGGGCACGTGGCGCTCGGCGCGATCGTCGTGCTGCACAACGAAGCCACCAAAAAAGACATGCGCGTGCAGATCGTCAGCGCTCCCGAAGCGAGCGTCCTCGGCGGCAGCCTCCCGAAAATCAGCGACGACAGTCCGGTCGGCACGCAACTGCTCGGGCGCAAGACCGGCGAGAGCTTCGTCGTGAACCTCGAGAACGGCAAACAGGTCAAATACAAAGTCAAGAACGTCGAATACTGA
- the recO gene encoding DNA repair protein RecO encodes MRSRTANRVGIVIRRAVMPAGDVILTLLTPQGKVKGIARGGARGALMSRLNLFQHLAVQLYQTPNNDLATIQQATLEGALPRLSEPERYPLAHLLAELADALFQEGEHSEQAFELFAAALRGVAFQPDPEWVALVMSYKLLAFAGFVTRAERCARCGAADPTGLDALSGHVVCRACSNLPRLPDELLGFLRSVARTSVRGLMEVPLPREVRPAAWRALERFVTAQVGDVRSWRSLVSTQLPATA; translated from the coding sequence GTGAGGTCCCGCACTGCGAACCGTGTCGGCATCGTGATCCGACGGGCTGTGATGCCCGCCGGCGACGTAATCCTGACGCTGCTGACACCCCAGGGGAAAGTGAAGGGTATTGCGCGCGGCGGCGCGCGCGGCGCGCTGATGAGCCGCCTGAATCTGTTCCAGCATCTCGCGGTGCAGCTGTACCAGACGCCGAACAATGACCTGGCGACCATCCAGCAGGCGACGCTGGAGGGCGCGCTGCCGCGCCTGTCCGAACCGGAACGCTACCCGCTCGCGCACCTGCTGGCGGAACTCGCGGACGCGCTGTTTCAGGAGGGTGAGCACAGTGAGCAGGCGTTCGAGCTGTTCGCGGCGGCGCTACGCGGCGTGGCGTTCCAGCCGGACCCGGAGTGGGTGGCGCTGGTCATGAGCTACAAGCTGCTGGCCTTCGCGGGGTTCGTAACGCGGGCGGAACGGTGCGCGCGCTGCGGCGCCGCGGACCCGACGGGGCTGGACGCGCTGAGCGGGCACGTGGTGTGCCGCGCATGCTCGAACCTGCCACGCCTGCCGGATGAGCTGCTGGGGTTCCTGCGGAGCGTGGCGCGCACCAGCGTGCGCGGCCTGATGGAGGTGCCGCTGCCGCGCGAGGTACGCCCGGCGGCGTGGCGGGCGCTGGAGCGGTTCGTGACGGCGCAGGTGGGGGACGTGCGGTCGTGGCGGTCCCTGGTGAGCACGCAACTGCCCGCCACCGCCTGA
- a CDS encoding PQQ-dependent sugar dehydrogenase, with translation MKHYLTLALACATLAGAQATPTVPQPSPLPPDQTPQTLNATINEPKALGFTPEQLARLRVPAGFTVKVFAKDVGNARMMQVMPDGTVYLTRRKQGDVMMLRDTDKDGAADVQQIVAQNLNFINGITARDGKLYLATDKRVWVADILPGGKLSVPRVFVDDLPDAGQHPNRTLAWGPDGFLYVTVGSTCNNCMETNPENATILRVAPDGKSREVYARGLRNTIGFGWHPTSRKLVGLDHGSDWRGDDQPPEEINVIERGVHYGWPYCFADQQPDLYGTADPPGNVPKEAFCKTTRGPALTYTAHAAPIGMVFYTGSMFGAEYRNDAFVAMRGSWNRTTPSGYNIVRIHFDANGTPVSTEDFVSGWAYQQDGRDVQFGRVAGVAQYTDGSLLIAEDQNGVIYRVVKP, from the coding sequence ATGAAGCACTACCTCACGCTGGCGCTCGCCTGCGCCACTCTTGCGGGCGCGCAGGCCACCCCGACCGTCCCGCAGCCGTCTCCCCTGCCGCCCGACCAGACTCCACAAACCCTCAACGCCACCATCAACGAACCCAAAGCGCTCGGGTTCACACCTGAGCAGCTCGCGCGCCTGCGCGTCCCCGCCGGGTTCACCGTGAAGGTCTTCGCCAAGGACGTCGGCAACGCCCGCATGATGCAGGTCATGCCGGACGGCACCGTGTACCTCACGCGCCGCAAACAGGGCGACGTCATGATGCTCCGCGACACGGACAAAGACGGGGCCGCCGACGTGCAGCAGATCGTCGCGCAGAACCTGAACTTCATCAACGGCATCACCGCCCGGGACGGCAAACTGTACCTCGCCACCGACAAGCGCGTGTGGGTGGCGGACATCCTGCCCGGCGGGAAGCTCAGCGTGCCGCGCGTGTTCGTGGACGACCTGCCCGATGCGGGCCAGCACCCGAACCGCACGCTCGCATGGGGCCCGGACGGCTTCCTGTACGTCACAGTCGGCAGCACCTGCAACAACTGCATGGAAACCAACCCCGAGAACGCCACCATCCTGCGCGTCGCGCCGGACGGCAAATCCCGCGAAGTGTACGCGCGCGGGCTGCGCAACACCATCGGGTTCGGGTGGCACCCCACCAGCAGGAAGCTCGTGGGCCTCGACCACGGCAGCGACTGGCGCGGCGACGACCAGCCGCCCGAGGAGATCAACGTCATCGAACGCGGCGTGCATTACGGCTGGCCGTACTGCTTCGCGGACCAGCAGCCGGACCTGTACGGCACCGCCGACCCCCCAGGGAACGTCCCCAAGGAGGCGTTCTGCAAGACCACCCGCGGCCCCGCCCTCACGTACACCGCGCACGCCGCGCCCATCGGGATGGTGTTCTACACCGGCAGCATGTTCGGCGCGGAATACCGCAACGACGCGTTCGTGGCGATGCGCGGCTCCTGGAACCGCACGACGCCGAGCGGGTACAACATCGTCCGCATTCACTTCGACGCGAACGGCACGCCTGTGAGCACCGAGGACTTCGTGAGCGGCTGGGCGTACCAACAGGACGGCCGTGACGTGCAATTCGGGCGCGTGGCGGGCGTCGCGCAGTACACGGACGGGTCGCTGCTGATCGCCGAGGACCAGAACGGCGTGATCTACCGGGTGGTGAAGCCATGA
- a CDS encoding superoxide dismutase family protein, with protein MNAKRSRIAVLGALLTGAALAGGAGVMALNATPSRATANLLNETGAVVGTATFEAVTGGTRVTVQAFGLTPGMHGMHVHDRGACVPGIDPEKNIVVPFGGAGGHLDPHSTHNHDDPTAPNTVGHTGDLPMLQAGTDGRANAAFTSSKIMLVGEDTILERSLVVHANADDYATDPSGKSGARVLCGRILASDVSARTYALPGTETYPEGVVVRGNVVLSGSARDGTIYAVNAESGAVSVFSPGGAMGRQSALGLKLHENHLYVAGGATGMVSVLDARDGTPVTTLKSPPSPQAFINDLAVTRDGAAYVTDSKRPVIFRVRPDLKVMEAWLDLQRTPIRYAPGVNLNGIVVTADSRALLAVQTNTGQLWRIDLASKAVREVKLDGGPLVGGDGLLLRGNTLYVAQNRMNAVTRVDLAADGLSGRVVGMNGVTGLRYPSTLAALGDDVVIVNSQLDKMSGGVPETPFTLTRTKLF; from the coding sequence ATGAACGCGAAACGCAGCAGGATCGCGGTGCTGGGCGCGCTGCTGACCGGCGCGGCCCTGGCCGGCGGCGCGGGCGTCATGGCCCTGAACGCCACGCCGAGCCGCGCGACCGCGAACCTCCTCAACGAGACCGGGGCGGTGGTCGGCACGGCCACGTTCGAGGCCGTCACGGGCGGCACGCGCGTGACCGTGCAGGCATTCGGGCTGACGCCGGGCATGCACGGCATGCACGTTCATGACCGCGGCGCGTGCGTGCCCGGCATCGACCCGGAGAAGAACATCGTCGTGCCGTTCGGCGGGGCGGGCGGGCACCTCGATCCGCACAGCACGCACAACCACGACGACCCGACCGCGCCGAACACCGTCGGGCACACCGGCGACCTGCCCATGCTGCAGGCGGGCACGGACGGCCGCGCGAACGCGGCGTTCACCAGCAGCAAGATCATGCTGGTCGGCGAGGACACCATCCTGGAGCGCAGCCTCGTGGTGCACGCGAACGCCGACGATTACGCCACCGACCCGTCTGGGAAGTCCGGCGCGCGCGTGCTGTGCGGCCGGATTCTCGCGAGCGACGTGAGCGCCCGCACGTACGCCCTGCCGGGCACCGAGACGTACCCGGAGGGCGTCGTGGTGCGCGGGAATGTCGTCCTGAGCGGCAGCGCGCGTGACGGCACCATCTACGCCGTGAATGCCGAGAGTGGCGCCGTGAGCGTGTTCTCGCCGGGCGGCGCGATGGGGCGCCAGTCCGCGCTCGGCCTGAAACTCCACGAGAATCACCTGTACGTGGCGGGCGGAGCGACCGGCATGGTGAGCGTCCTCGACGCGCGCGACGGCACGCCCGTCACGACGCTGAAGTCCCCGCCGAGCCCGCAGGCGTTCATCAACGACCTCGCGGTCACGCGGGACGGCGCCGCGTACGTGACGGACAGCAAACGTCCGGTGATCTTCCGCGTCCGCCCGGACCTGAAGGTCATGGAAGCATGGCTGGACCTGCAACGCACGCCCATCCGGTACGCGCCGGGCGTGAACCTGAACGGCATCGTCGTGACGGCGGACAGCCGGGCGCTGCTGGCCGTGCAGACGAACACCGGACAGTTGTGGCGCATCGACCTGGCGTCCAAGGCGGTGCGCGAAGTGAAGCTCGACGGCGGGCCGCTCGTGGGCGGCGACGGGCTGCTGCTGCGCGGGAACACGCTGTACGTCGCGCAGAACAGGATGAACGCCGTGACGCGCGTGGATCTCGCCGCGGACGGCCTGAGCGGCCGCGTGGTGGGCATGAACGGCGTGACGGGCCTGCGGTACCCGTCGACGCTCGCGGCGCTCGGCGACGACGTGGTCATCGTGAACAGCCAGCTCGACAAGATGAGCGGCGGCGTGCCGGAAACGCCGTTCACGCTGACGCGCACGAAGCTGTTCTGA